In a genomic window of Mastomys coucha isolate ucsf_1 unplaced genomic scaffold, UCSF_Mcou_1 pScaffold19, whole genome shotgun sequence:
- the Smarcd3 gene encoding SWI/SNF-related matrix-associated actin-dependent regulator of chromatin subfamily D member 3 isoform X1, with amino-acid sequence MAADEVAGGARKATKSKLFEFLVHGVRPGMPSGARMPHQGAPMGPPGSPYMGSPAVRPGLAPAGMEPARKRAAPPPGQSQAQGQGQPVPTAPARSRSAKRRKMADKILPQRIRELVPESQAYMDLLAFERKLDQTIMRKRVDIQEALKRPMKQKRKLRLYISNTFNPAKPDAEDSDGSIASWELRVEGKLLDDVRPGPVPVTFLQPSKQKRKFSSFFKSLVIELDKDLYGPDNHLVEWHRTPTTQETDGFQVKRPGDLSVRCTLLLMLDYQPPQFKLDPRLARLLGLHTQSRSAIVQALWQYVKTNRLQDSHDKEYINGDKYFQQIFDCPRLKFSEIPQRLTALLLPPDPIVINHVISVDPSDQKKTACYDIDVEVEEPLKGQMSSFLLSTANQQEISALDSKIHETIESINQLKIQRDFMLSFSRDPKGYVQDLLRSQSRDLKVMTDVAGNPEEERRAEFYHQPWSQEAVSRYFYCKIQQRRQELEQSLVVRNT; translated from the exons CGCCCCGGGATGCCGTCTGGAGCCCGAATGCCCCACCAGGGGGCGCCCATGGGCCCCCCGGGCTCCCCGTACATGGGCAGCCCCGCGGTACGACCCGGCCTGGCCCCTGCGGGCATGGAGCCCGCCCGCAAGCGAGCAGCGCCCCCGCCCGGGCAGAGCCAAGCACAGGGCCAGGGCCAGCCCGTGCCCACCGCCCCAGCGCGGAGCCGCAG tgccaagaggaggaagatggcTGACAAAATCCTCCCTCAAAGG ATTCGGGAGCTGGTCCCCGAGTCCCAGGCTTACATGGACCtcctagcatttgagaggaaACTGGATCAAACCATCATGCGGAAGCGGGTGGACATCCAGGAGGCCCTGAAGAGGCCCATGAAG CAAAAGCGAAAGCTGCGCCTTTatatctccaatacttttaacccTGCGAAGCCCGATGCCGAAGATTCTGATGGCAGCATTGCCTCCTGGGAGCTGCGGGTAGAGGGGAAGCTCTTGGATGATGTACGTCCTGGCCCAG TCCCTGTCACTTTCCTACAgcccagtaagcagaagaggaagttttcttccttcttcaagaGTTTGGTCATTGAGTTGGACAAAGACCTTTATGGCCCCGACAACCACCTTGTTGAG TGGCACCGGACACCAACAACCCAGGAGACAGATGGGTTCCAAGTGAAGAGACCAGGGGACTTAAGTGTGCGCTGCACCCTGCTCCTGATGCTGGACTATCAG CCTCCCCAGTTCAAACTGGACCCCCGCTTAGCCAGGCTGCTGGGATTGCATACACAGAGCCGCTCAGCCATTGTCCAGGCACTGTGGCAGTATGTGAAGACCAACAGGCTACAGGACTCCCATGACAAGGAATACATCAATGGAGACAAGTATTTCCAGCAG ATTTTTGACTGTCCCCGCCTGAAGTTTTCTGAGATTCCCCAGCGCCTCACAGCCCTGCTGCTGCCCCCTGACCCAATTGTGATCAACCATGTCATCAG CGTGGACCCATCAGACCAGAAGAAGACAGCGTGCTATGACATTGACGTGGAGGTGGAGGAACCACTGAAGGGGCAGATGAGCAGCTTCCTCCTGTCCACGGCCAACCAGCAGGAGATCAGTGCTCTGGACAGTAAG ATCCATGAGACGATTGAGTCCATAAACCAGCTCAAGATCCAGAGGGACTTCATGCTAAGTTTCTCCAGAGACCCCAAAGGCTATGTCCAAGACCTGCTCCGCTCCCAGAGCCGTGATCTCAAG GTGATGACAGATGTGGCCGGTAACCCTGAGGAAGAACGCAGGGCTGAGTTCTACCACCAGCCCTGGTCCCAGGAAGCCGTCAGCCGCTACTTCTACTGTAAG ATCCAGCAGCgcaggcaggagctggagcagTCGCTGGTCGTGCGCAACACCTAG
- the Smarcd3 gene encoding SWI/SNF-related matrix-associated actin-dependent regulator of chromatin subfamily D member 3 isoform X3, with the protein MTPGVQHPPTVVQRPGMPSGARMPHQGAPMGPPGSPYMGSPAVRPGLAPAGMEPARKRAAPPPGQSQAQGQGQPVPTAPARSRSAKRRKMADKILPQRIRELVPESQAYMDLLAFERKLDQTIMRKRVDIQEALKRPMKQKRKLRLYISNTFNPAKPDAEDSDGSIASWELRVEGKLLDDVRPGPVPVTFLQPSKQKRKFSSFFKSLVIELDKDLYGPDNHLVEWHRTPTTQETDGFQVKRPGDLSVRCTLLLMLDYQPPQFKLDPRLARLLGLHTQSRSAIVQALWQYVKTNRLQDSHDKEYINGDKYFQQIFDCPRLKFSEIPQRLTALLLPPDPIVINHVISVDPSDQKKTACYDIDVEVEEPLKGQMSSFLLSTANQQEISALDSKIHETIESINQLKIQRDFMLSFSRDPKGYVQDLLRSQSRDLKVMTDVAGNPEEERRAEFYHQPWSQEAVSRYFYCKIQQRRQELEQSLVVRNT; encoded by the exons CGCCCCGGGATGCCGTCTGGAGCCCGAATGCCCCACCAGGGGGCGCCCATGGGCCCCCCGGGCTCCCCGTACATGGGCAGCCCCGCGGTACGACCCGGCCTGGCCCCTGCGGGCATGGAGCCCGCCCGCAAGCGAGCAGCGCCCCCGCCCGGGCAGAGCCAAGCACAGGGCCAGGGCCAGCCCGTGCCCACCGCCCCAGCGCGGAGCCGCAG tgccaagaggaggaagatggcTGACAAAATCCTCCCTCAAAGG ATTCGGGAGCTGGTCCCCGAGTCCCAGGCTTACATGGACCtcctagcatttgagaggaaACTGGATCAAACCATCATGCGGAAGCGGGTGGACATCCAGGAGGCCCTGAAGAGGCCCATGAAG CAAAAGCGAAAGCTGCGCCTTTatatctccaatacttttaacccTGCGAAGCCCGATGCCGAAGATTCTGATGGCAGCATTGCCTCCTGGGAGCTGCGGGTAGAGGGGAAGCTCTTGGATGATGTACGTCCTGGCCCAG TCCCTGTCACTTTCCTACAgcccagtaagcagaagaggaagttttcttccttcttcaagaGTTTGGTCATTGAGTTGGACAAAGACCTTTATGGCCCCGACAACCACCTTGTTGAG TGGCACCGGACACCAACAACCCAGGAGACAGATGGGTTCCAAGTGAAGAGACCAGGGGACTTAAGTGTGCGCTGCACCCTGCTCCTGATGCTGGACTATCAG CCTCCCCAGTTCAAACTGGACCCCCGCTTAGCCAGGCTGCTGGGATTGCATACACAGAGCCGCTCAGCCATTGTCCAGGCACTGTGGCAGTATGTGAAGACCAACAGGCTACAGGACTCCCATGACAAGGAATACATCAATGGAGACAAGTATTTCCAGCAG ATTTTTGACTGTCCCCGCCTGAAGTTTTCTGAGATTCCCCAGCGCCTCACAGCCCTGCTGCTGCCCCCTGACCCAATTGTGATCAACCATGTCATCAG CGTGGACCCATCAGACCAGAAGAAGACAGCGTGCTATGACATTGACGTGGAGGTGGAGGAACCACTGAAGGGGCAGATGAGCAGCTTCCTCCTGTCCACGGCCAACCAGCAGGAGATCAGTGCTCTGGACAGTAAG ATCCATGAGACGATTGAGTCCATAAACCAGCTCAAGATCCAGAGGGACTTCATGCTAAGTTTCTCCAGAGACCCCAAAGGCTATGTCCAAGACCTGCTCCGCTCCCAGAGCCGTGATCTCAAG GTGATGACAGATGTGGCCGGTAACCCTGAGGAAGAACGCAGGGCTGAGTTCTACCACCAGCCCTGGTCCCAGGAAGCCGTCAGCCGCTACTTCTACTGTAAG ATCCAGCAGCgcaggcaggagctggagcagTCGCTGGTCGTGCGCAACACCTAG
- the Chpf2 gene encoding chondroitin sulfate glucuronyltransferase translates to MRLSSLLALLRPVLPLILGLSLGCSLSLLRVSWIQGEGENPCVEAVGKPQNPDSQNGLDQSDEDFKPRIVPYYRDPNKPYKKVLRTRYIQTELGSRERLLVAVLTSRATLSTLAVAVNRTVAHHFPRLLYFTGQRGARAPAGMQVVSHGDERPAWLMSETLHHLHTHFGADYDWFFIMQDDTYVQAPRLAALTGHLSINQDLYLGHAEEFIGTGEQARYCHGGFGYLLSRSLLLRLRPHLDGCRGDILSARPDEWLGRCLIDTLGIGCVSQHQGQQYRSFELAKNRDPEKEGSPAFLSAFTVHPVSESTLMYRLHKRFSALELERAYNEIEQLQAQIRNLTALTPEGEAGLSWPVGLPAPFTPHSRFEVLGWDYFTEQHTFACADGAPKCPLQGASRADVGDAVDTALEQLNRRYEPRLRFQKQRLLNGYRRFDPARGMEYTLDLLLEAVTQRGHRRSLARRVSLLRPLSRVEILPMPYVTEATRVQLVLPLLVAEAPAALAFLEAFAASVLEPREHALLTLLLVYGPREGRGGPDPFLGVKAAAAELERRYPGARLAWLAVRAEAPSQVRLMDVISKKHPVDTLFFLTTVWTRPGSEVLNRCRMNAISGWQAFFPVHFQEYNPVLSPQRSPPGVPGAGPDPPSPGADPSRGAPVGGRFDRQASAEGCFYNADYLAARARLAGELAGQEEEEALEGLEVMDVFLRFSGLHLFRAVEPGLVQKFSLRDCSPRLSEELYHRCRLSNLEGLGARTQLAMALFEQEQANST, encoded by the exons ATGCGACTCAGCTCCCTGTTGGCTCTGCTGCGGCCAGTGCTCCCTCTCATCCTAGGGCTGTCTCTGGGCTGTAGCCTGAGCCTCCTGCGGGTTTCCTGGatccagggagagggagaaaatccCTGTGTAGAGGCTGTGGGGAAGCCACAGAACCCAGACTCACAAAATGGGCTGGACCAAAGCGATGAAGACTTCAAACCCAGGATTGTCCCCTACTACAGGGATCCTAACAAGCCCTACAAGAAGGTGCTCAG GACTCGGTATATACAGACAGAGCTGGGCTCTCGTGAGCGCCTGCTGGTGGCTGTCCTGACTTCTCGAGCCACACTGTCCACCTTGGCTGTTGCTGTTAACCGTACAGTAGCACATCACTTCCCTCGGTTACTCTACTTCACGGGGCAGCGAGGGGCCCGGGCTCCTGCAGGGATGCAGGTGGTGTCTCATGGAGATGAGCGGCCAGCCTGGCTCATGTCAGAGACCCTGCACCACCTTCACACACACTTTGGGGCAGACTATGACTGGTTCTTCATCATGCAGGACGACACATATGTGCAAGCCCCCAGATTGGCAGCTCTTACTGGTCACCTTAGCATCAACCAAGACCTGTACTTAGGCCATGCAGAGGAATTCATTGGTACGGGAGAGCAGGCCCGGTACTGCCATGGGGGCTTTGGCTACCTGTTGTCACGGAGTCTCCTATTGCGCTTGCGGCCACATCTGGATGGCTGCCGAGGGGACATTCTCAGTGCTCGGCCTGATGAATGGCTTGGCCGCTGCCTCATCGACACTCTGGGCATCGGCTGTGTCTCACAGCACCAG GGGCAACAGTATCGCTCCTTCGAACTGGCTAAGAATAGGGACCCTGAGAAGGAGGGGAGCCCTGCTTTCCTGAGTGCCTTCACCGTTCACCCGGTCTCCGAGAGTACCCTCATGTACCGGCTCCACAAACGCTTCAGTGCTCTGGAGTTGGAGCGGGCTTACAATGAAATAGAACAACTGCAG GCCCAGATCCGGAACCTGACAGCGCTGACTCCTGAGGGGGAGGCAGGGCTAAGCTGGCCTGTTGGGCTTCCGGCCCCTTTCACTCCACACTCTCGCTTCGAGGTCCTGGGCTGGGACTACTTCACGGAGCAGCACACCTTCGCCTGTGCAGATGGGGCTCCCAAATGCCCACTGCAGGGGGCTAGCAGGGCAGATGTAGGGGATGCTGTGGACACTGCTCTGGAGCAGCTCAATCGGCGCTATGAGCCCCGCCTGCGCTTCCAGAAGCAGCGGCTCCTCAATGGCTACAGGCGCTTTGACCCCGCAAGGGGCATGGAGTACACCCTTGACTTGCTGTTAGAAGCTGTGACTCAGCGAGGACACCGACGCTCCCTGGCCCGAAGAGTGAGCCTGCTGAGGCCACTGAGCAGAGTGGAGATCCTGCCTATGCCCTACGTCACTGAGGCTACCAGGGTGCAGCTGGTGCTGCCGCTCCTGGTGGCTGAAGCTCCGGCCGCCCTGGCTTTTCTTGAGGCCTTTGCTGCCAGTGTCCTGGAGCCTCGCGAACATGCATTGCTCACCCTGTTGTTGGTCTATGGGCCCCGGGAAGGTCGTGGGGGCCCTGACCCATTTCTCGGAGTGAAGGCTGCAGCAGCTGAGTTAGAACGACGGTACCCTGGGGCGAGGCTGGCCTGGCTTGCTGTGCGAGCAGAGGCCCCTTCCCAGGTGCGACTCATGGATGTCATCTCCAAGAAACACCCCGTGGACACACTCTTCTTCCTTACCACTGTGTGGACAAGACCTGGGTCGGAAGTCCTCAACCGCTGCCGTATGAATGCAATCTCAGGCTGGCAGGCCTTCTTTCCAGTCCACTTTCAGGAGTACAACCCTGTTCTGTCACCACAGAGATCTCCCCCAGGTGTCCCCGGGGCTGGCCCTGATCCTCCGTCCCCTGGTGCGGACCCTTCTAGGGGGGCCCCAGTCGGGGGCAGATTTGACCGGCAGGCATCAGCAGAGGGCTGCTTCTACAATGCTGACTACCTGGCGGCCCGGGCCCGGCTGGCTGGTGAACTGGCaggccaggaagaggaggaagccctGGAGGGGCTGGAGGTGATGGATGTTTTCCTCCGGTTCTCAGGGCTCCACCTCTTTCGAGCCGTAGAGCCAGGACTGGTACAGAAGTTCTCCCTGAGGGACTGTAGCCCACGGCTCAGCGAGGAACTGTACCACCGTTGTCGCCTCAGCAATCTGGAAGGGCTGGGGGCCCGAACCCAGCTAGCCATGGCTCTGTTTGAACAGGAGCAGGCCAACAGCACTTAG
- the Smarcd3 gene encoding SWI/SNF-related matrix-associated actin-dependent regulator of chromatin subfamily D member 3 isoform X5: MTPGVQHPPTVVQRPGMPSGARMPHQGAPMGPPGSPYMGSPAVRPGLAPAGMEPARKRAAPPPGQSQAQGQGQPVPTAPARSRSAKRRKMADKILPQRIRELVPESQAYMDLLAFERKLDQTIMRKRVDIQEALKRPMKQKRKLRLYISNTFNPAKPDAEDSDGSIASWELRVEGKLLDDPSKQKRKFSSFFKSLVIELDKDLYGPDNHLVEWHRTPTTQETDGFQVKRPGDLSVRCTLLLMLDYQPPQFKLDPRLARLLGLHTQSRSAIVQALWQYVKTNRLQDSHDKEYINGDKYFQQIFDCPRLKFSEIPQRLTALLLPPDPIVINHVISVDPSDQKKTACYDIDVEVEEPLKGQMSSFLLSTANQQEISALDSKIHETIESINQLKIQRDFMLSFSRDPKGYVQDLLRSQSRDLKVMTDVAGNPEEERRAEFYHQPWSQEAVSRYFYCKIQQRRQELEQSLVVRNT, encoded by the exons CGCCCCGGGATGCCGTCTGGAGCCCGAATGCCCCACCAGGGGGCGCCCATGGGCCCCCCGGGCTCCCCGTACATGGGCAGCCCCGCGGTACGACCCGGCCTGGCCCCTGCGGGCATGGAGCCCGCCCGCAAGCGAGCAGCGCCCCCGCCCGGGCAGAGCCAAGCACAGGGCCAGGGCCAGCCCGTGCCCACCGCCCCAGCGCGGAGCCGCAG tgccaagaggaggaagatggcTGACAAAATCCTCCCTCAAAGG ATTCGGGAGCTGGTCCCCGAGTCCCAGGCTTACATGGACCtcctagcatttgagaggaaACTGGATCAAACCATCATGCGGAAGCGGGTGGACATCCAGGAGGCCCTGAAGAGGCCCATGAAG CAAAAGCGAAAGCTGCGCCTTTatatctccaatacttttaacccTGCGAAGCCCGATGCCGAAGATTCTGATGGCAGCATTGCCTCCTGGGAGCTGCGGGTAGAGGGGAAGCTCTTGGATGAT cccagtaagcagaagaggaagttttcttccttcttcaagaGTTTGGTCATTGAGTTGGACAAAGACCTTTATGGCCCCGACAACCACCTTGTTGAG TGGCACCGGACACCAACAACCCAGGAGACAGATGGGTTCCAAGTGAAGAGACCAGGGGACTTAAGTGTGCGCTGCACCCTGCTCCTGATGCTGGACTATCAG CCTCCCCAGTTCAAACTGGACCCCCGCTTAGCCAGGCTGCTGGGATTGCATACACAGAGCCGCTCAGCCATTGTCCAGGCACTGTGGCAGTATGTGAAGACCAACAGGCTACAGGACTCCCATGACAAGGAATACATCAATGGAGACAAGTATTTCCAGCAG ATTTTTGACTGTCCCCGCCTGAAGTTTTCTGAGATTCCCCAGCGCCTCACAGCCCTGCTGCTGCCCCCTGACCCAATTGTGATCAACCATGTCATCAG CGTGGACCCATCAGACCAGAAGAAGACAGCGTGCTATGACATTGACGTGGAGGTGGAGGAACCACTGAAGGGGCAGATGAGCAGCTTCCTCCTGTCCACGGCCAACCAGCAGGAGATCAGTGCTCTGGACAGTAAG ATCCATGAGACGATTGAGTCCATAAACCAGCTCAAGATCCAGAGGGACTTCATGCTAAGTTTCTCCAGAGACCCCAAAGGCTATGTCCAAGACCTGCTCCGCTCCCAGAGCCGTGATCTCAAG GTGATGACAGATGTGGCCGGTAACCCTGAGGAAGAACGCAGGGCTGAGTTCTACCACCAGCCCTGGTCCCAGGAAGCCGTCAGCCGCTACTTCTACTGTAAG ATCCAGCAGCgcaggcaggagctggagcagTCGCTGGTCGTGCGCAACACCTAG
- the Smarcd3 gene encoding SWI/SNF-related matrix-associated actin-dependent regulator of chromatin subfamily D member 3 isoform X2, giving the protein MAADEVAGGARKATKSKLFEFLVHGVRPGMPSGARMPHQGAPMGPPGSPYMGSPAVRPGLAPAGMEPARKRAAPPPGQSQAQGQGQPVPTAPARSRSAKRRKMADKILPQRIRELVPESQAYMDLLAFERKLDQTIMRKRVDIQEALKRPMKQKRKLRLYISNTFNPAKPDAEDSDGSIASWELRVEGKLLDDPSKQKRKFSSFFKSLVIELDKDLYGPDNHLVEWHRTPTTQETDGFQVKRPGDLSVRCTLLLMLDYQPPQFKLDPRLARLLGLHTQSRSAIVQALWQYVKTNRLQDSHDKEYINGDKYFQQIFDCPRLKFSEIPQRLTALLLPPDPIVINHVISVDPSDQKKTACYDIDVEVEEPLKGQMSSFLLSTANQQEISALDSKIHETIESINQLKIQRDFMLSFSRDPKGYVQDLLRSQSRDLKVMTDVAGNPEEERRAEFYHQPWSQEAVSRYFYCKIQQRRQELEQSLVVRNT; this is encoded by the exons CGCCCCGGGATGCCGTCTGGAGCCCGAATGCCCCACCAGGGGGCGCCCATGGGCCCCCCGGGCTCCCCGTACATGGGCAGCCCCGCGGTACGACCCGGCCTGGCCCCTGCGGGCATGGAGCCCGCCCGCAAGCGAGCAGCGCCCCCGCCCGGGCAGAGCCAAGCACAGGGCCAGGGCCAGCCCGTGCCCACCGCCCCAGCGCGGAGCCGCAG tgccaagaggaggaagatggcTGACAAAATCCTCCCTCAAAGG ATTCGGGAGCTGGTCCCCGAGTCCCAGGCTTACATGGACCtcctagcatttgagaggaaACTGGATCAAACCATCATGCGGAAGCGGGTGGACATCCAGGAGGCCCTGAAGAGGCCCATGAAG CAAAAGCGAAAGCTGCGCCTTTatatctccaatacttttaacccTGCGAAGCCCGATGCCGAAGATTCTGATGGCAGCATTGCCTCCTGGGAGCTGCGGGTAGAGGGGAAGCTCTTGGATGAT cccagtaagcagaagaggaagttttcttccttcttcaagaGTTTGGTCATTGAGTTGGACAAAGACCTTTATGGCCCCGACAACCACCTTGTTGAG TGGCACCGGACACCAACAACCCAGGAGACAGATGGGTTCCAAGTGAAGAGACCAGGGGACTTAAGTGTGCGCTGCACCCTGCTCCTGATGCTGGACTATCAG CCTCCCCAGTTCAAACTGGACCCCCGCTTAGCCAGGCTGCTGGGATTGCATACACAGAGCCGCTCAGCCATTGTCCAGGCACTGTGGCAGTATGTGAAGACCAACAGGCTACAGGACTCCCATGACAAGGAATACATCAATGGAGACAAGTATTTCCAGCAG ATTTTTGACTGTCCCCGCCTGAAGTTTTCTGAGATTCCCCAGCGCCTCACAGCCCTGCTGCTGCCCCCTGACCCAATTGTGATCAACCATGTCATCAG CGTGGACCCATCAGACCAGAAGAAGACAGCGTGCTATGACATTGACGTGGAGGTGGAGGAACCACTGAAGGGGCAGATGAGCAGCTTCCTCCTGTCCACGGCCAACCAGCAGGAGATCAGTGCTCTGGACAGTAAG ATCCATGAGACGATTGAGTCCATAAACCAGCTCAAGATCCAGAGGGACTTCATGCTAAGTTTCTCCAGAGACCCCAAAGGCTATGTCCAAGACCTGCTCCGCTCCCAGAGCCGTGATCTCAAG GTGATGACAGATGTGGCCGGTAACCCTGAGGAAGAACGCAGGGCTGAGTTCTACCACCAGCCCTGGTCCCAGGAAGCCGTCAGCCGCTACTTCTACTGTAAG ATCCAGCAGCgcaggcaggagctggagcagTCGCTGGTCGTGCGCAACACCTAG
- the Smarcd3 gene encoding SWI/SNF-related matrix-associated actin-dependent regulator of chromatin subfamily D member 3 isoform X4, which produces MYLPTAQDPGDPTRPGMPSGARMPHQGAPMGPPGSPYMGSPAVRPGLAPAGMEPARKRAAPPPGQSQAQGQGQPVPTAPARSRSAKRRKMADKILPQRIRELVPESQAYMDLLAFERKLDQTIMRKRVDIQEALKRPMKQKRKLRLYISNTFNPAKPDAEDSDGSIASWELRVEGKLLDDVRPGPVPVTFLQPSKQKRKFSSFFKSLVIELDKDLYGPDNHLVEWHRTPTTQETDGFQVKRPGDLSVRCTLLLMLDYQPPQFKLDPRLARLLGLHTQSRSAIVQALWQYVKTNRLQDSHDKEYINGDKYFQQIFDCPRLKFSEIPQRLTALLLPPDPIVINHVISVDPSDQKKTACYDIDVEVEEPLKGQMSSFLLSTANQQEISALDSKIHETIESINQLKIQRDFMLSFSRDPKGYVQDLLRSQSRDLKVMTDVAGNPEEERRAEFYHQPWSQEAVSRYFYCKIQQRRQELEQSLVVRNT; this is translated from the exons CGCCCCGGGATGCCGTCTGGAGCCCGAATGCCCCACCAGGGGGCGCCCATGGGCCCCCCGGGCTCCCCGTACATGGGCAGCCCCGCGGTACGACCCGGCCTGGCCCCTGCGGGCATGGAGCCCGCCCGCAAGCGAGCAGCGCCCCCGCCCGGGCAGAGCCAAGCACAGGGCCAGGGCCAGCCCGTGCCCACCGCCCCAGCGCGGAGCCGCAG tgccaagaggaggaagatggcTGACAAAATCCTCCCTCAAAGG ATTCGGGAGCTGGTCCCCGAGTCCCAGGCTTACATGGACCtcctagcatttgagaggaaACTGGATCAAACCATCATGCGGAAGCGGGTGGACATCCAGGAGGCCCTGAAGAGGCCCATGAAG CAAAAGCGAAAGCTGCGCCTTTatatctccaatacttttaacccTGCGAAGCCCGATGCCGAAGATTCTGATGGCAGCATTGCCTCCTGGGAGCTGCGGGTAGAGGGGAAGCTCTTGGATGATGTACGTCCTGGCCCAG TCCCTGTCACTTTCCTACAgcccagtaagcagaagaggaagttttcttccttcttcaagaGTTTGGTCATTGAGTTGGACAAAGACCTTTATGGCCCCGACAACCACCTTGTTGAG TGGCACCGGACACCAACAACCCAGGAGACAGATGGGTTCCAAGTGAAGAGACCAGGGGACTTAAGTGTGCGCTGCACCCTGCTCCTGATGCTGGACTATCAG CCTCCCCAGTTCAAACTGGACCCCCGCTTAGCCAGGCTGCTGGGATTGCATACACAGAGCCGCTCAGCCATTGTCCAGGCACTGTGGCAGTATGTGAAGACCAACAGGCTACAGGACTCCCATGACAAGGAATACATCAATGGAGACAAGTATTTCCAGCAG ATTTTTGACTGTCCCCGCCTGAAGTTTTCTGAGATTCCCCAGCGCCTCACAGCCCTGCTGCTGCCCCCTGACCCAATTGTGATCAACCATGTCATCAG CGTGGACCCATCAGACCAGAAGAAGACAGCGTGCTATGACATTGACGTGGAGGTGGAGGAACCACTGAAGGGGCAGATGAGCAGCTTCCTCCTGTCCACGGCCAACCAGCAGGAGATCAGTGCTCTGGACAGTAAG ATCCATGAGACGATTGAGTCCATAAACCAGCTCAAGATCCAGAGGGACTTCATGCTAAGTTTCTCCAGAGACCCCAAAGGCTATGTCCAAGACCTGCTCCGCTCCCAGAGCCGTGATCTCAAG GTGATGACAGATGTGGCCGGTAACCCTGAGGAAGAACGCAGGGCTGAGTTCTACCACCAGCCCTGGTCCCAGGAAGCCGTCAGCCGCTACTTCTACTGTAAG ATCCAGCAGCgcaggcaggagctggagcagTCGCTGGTCGTGCGCAACACCTAG